A genomic segment from Nonomuraea helvata encodes:
- a CDS encoding aldo/keto reductase has protein sequence MIAGRPPSTGRIRPKQADVYVRGSDTDWRLLAAVESVAGKLGVTMTQVALNWVATQPGVASAIVGASSADQLGANVAALDLELPAELRAELDEASSVPPPSVYRMFTPEYQGRLVSPGVKVGDKPAGYAPAVRNWAPESRG, from the coding sequence GTGATCGCCGGCCGGCCCCCATCGACAGGTCGAATCCGGCCGAAGCAAGCAGACGTATACGTCCGAGGCTCGGACACCGACTGGCGACTGCTGGCGGCGGTCGAGAGCGTCGCCGGCAAGCTCGGCGTGACGATGACCCAGGTCGCGCTCAACTGGGTCGCCACGCAGCCCGGCGTCGCCTCGGCGATCGTCGGGGCGAGCAGCGCGGACCAGCTCGGCGCCAACGTGGCGGCCCTCGACCTCGAGCTGCCGGCCGAGCTGCGCGCCGAGCTCGACGAGGCGAGTTCCGTGCCGCCCCCGTCGGTCTACCGGATGTTCACGCCGGAGTATCAGGGCCGGCTGGTCAGTCCGGGCGTCAAGGTCGGGGACAAGCCCGCCGGGTACGCCCCCGCCGTACGGAACTGGGCACCCGAAAGCCGCGGCTGA
- a CDS encoding AfsR/SARP family transcriptional regulator produces the protein MESEARFALLGPVSVHGPDGPVALGSPKQRTVLAALLLNANRAVPDDRLVALVWGEHPPRTAVARLQVYIHELRALVGKERISRVGAGYRIHAAEDELDLRLFERYRTAAREDAEKGRHADAVARLRAVAELWRGPALAGTSATLIEQERPGLEDRRVCALEELYDAELASGRHAEIVGELHTVVAEHPLRERLLGQLMLALQRCERRAEALAVYRDARRRLVGELGIEPGPHLRQLHQRLLQDDGPDSPGQGLQAVTPMPAPFVARPAELPRNVPGFVARDAELAWLNECLAGGDGVCVLSGTAGMGKTALALHWAHQAKERFLDGQLYIDLRGYDPDHEPLTTTAALTRLLVSLGVDPERTPGGFETQLGLYRSLLAGHSFLLVLDNARSAAQIEQLLPPNGVALVTSRNRLGELVAYAGARQHSLGPLSDEDGRALLDSVLGPAGGPAESDARGELVRACGGLPLALRIAAANAAARPEDGTAAVAAELAAGNPLAGLTVDGAEHNTVTIAFSASYRVLAPAEQQVFRLLGLVPGPDVTVAAAAAVTGLPEDAARASLRALAAAHLIEHHITDRYRFHDLVRLYAVAEAGRDPEREPAWQRLFDHYLELGAAIAAECAPGEFLIPGPQPYPETGEQPSPEAADVVNLMAALMRAIERDSGPGVWRLADMVRVICARTGRIGEWMEIAPALLEAASAHDVPAVTAMLHTGMGDGLFRTGRREEAVVHLEQAVRIARESGERKGEATARMGLSFARAWTGGLTEAMADNVRAAQLFGELGSMPGHIRALHALGNQYHHLGRLDLAENYCRQALALSRRHHLHHAEGADLRQLGAVLLDQGRYGEAESCLRQSVALINSIGGHGAATTHVWISRLHWENGRWAQSRDEALLALDVCRSQGDRLVEAAALIALADAGIGLGLTAEASDSLNLADDLIGAGGLSWHLAYALLARARLLDVRGDHEGAVRHALRGHAVACENTYRLPELAALTELAGLERRRGDREAAAYKAEQVLRLCRQIGHAPCEEKLAPLLTDAM, from the coding sequence ATGGAGTCGGAGGCGCGCTTCGCGCTTCTCGGGCCGGTGTCGGTCCATGGGCCTGACGGGCCGGTGGCGCTGGGTTCGCCGAAGCAGCGGACCGTGCTGGCCGCCCTGCTGCTCAATGCGAACCGCGCGGTGCCGGACGACCGGCTCGTCGCCCTGGTCTGGGGTGAGCACCCGCCGCGCACGGCTGTCGCGCGCTTACAGGTTTACATCCACGAGCTGCGGGCTCTGGTCGGCAAGGAGCGCATCAGCCGCGTCGGCGCCGGCTACCGCATCCACGCCGCTGAGGATGAGCTCGACCTGCGTCTGTTCGAGCGGTACAGAACCGCCGCGCGCGAGGACGCCGAGAAGGGGCGCCACGCCGACGCCGTGGCGAGGTTGCGCGCGGTGGCGGAGCTGTGGCGCGGGCCCGCGCTGGCGGGGACCAGTGCCACGCTGATCGAACAGGAACGCCCCGGCCTCGAGGACAGGCGCGTCTGCGCCCTGGAGGAGCTGTACGACGCGGAGCTGGCGTCCGGGCGGCATGCCGAGATCGTCGGCGAACTTCATACTGTGGTGGCCGAGCACCCGCTGCGCGAGCGGCTGCTGGGGCAGCTCATGCTGGCCCTGCAGCGGTGCGAGCGCCGCGCCGAGGCGCTGGCCGTGTACCGGGACGCGAGACGGCGGCTGGTGGGCGAACTGGGCATCGAGCCCGGCCCGCACCTGCGCCAGTTACACCAGCGGCTCTTGCAGGACGACGGACCGGACTCCCCGGGGCAGGGCCTGCAGGCGGTGACTCCGATGCCCGCACCTTTTGTCGCGCGGCCGGCAGAGTTACCCAGGAACGTGCCCGGGTTCGTCGCCCGAGACGCGGAGCTGGCCTGGCTGAATGAGTGCCTGGCCGGCGGCGACGGAGTGTGCGTGCTGAGCGGCACGGCCGGCATGGGCAAGACGGCCCTCGCGTTGCACTGGGCGCATCAGGCCAAGGAGCGCTTCCTCGACGGCCAGCTCTACATCGACCTGCGCGGCTACGATCCGGACCACGAGCCGCTGACCACGACAGCGGCTCTGACCCGGCTGCTGGTCTCGCTCGGCGTCGATCCCGAACGGACGCCGGGCGGGTTCGAGACCCAGCTCGGCCTCTACCGCTCGCTGCTGGCGGGGCACTCGTTCCTGCTGGTCCTGGACAACGCTCGCTCAGCGGCCCAGATCGAGCAACTCCTGCCCCCGAACGGCGTGGCGCTCGTGACCAGCAGGAACCGGCTGGGCGAACTGGTGGCGTACGCGGGCGCCAGGCAGCACTCGCTCGGCCCGCTCTCCGACGAGGACGGCCGGGCGCTGCTGGACAGTGTGCTCGGGCCGGCGGGCGGCCCGGCCGAGTCGGACGCGCGCGGCGAGCTGGTCCGCGCGTGCGGCGGGCTGCCGCTCGCGCTGCGCATCGCCGCGGCGAACGCCGCCGCCCGGCCCGAGGACGGCACCGCGGCGGTCGCGGCGGAGCTGGCCGCCGGCAACCCGCTGGCGGGACTCACCGTGGACGGCGCCGAGCACAACACCGTCACCATCGCCTTCTCCGCTTCCTACCGCGTGCTCGCCCCGGCCGAGCAGCAGGTCTTCCGCCTGCTCGGGCTCGTGCCCGGCCCCGATGTCACCGTGGCGGCCGCGGCGGCGGTCACCGGCCTTCCCGAGGACGCGGCCCGCGCCTCACTCAGGGCCTTGGCCGCGGCGCACCTGATCGAACACCACATCACCGATCGGTACCGCTTCCACGACCTGGTCCGGCTCTACGCGGTGGCGGAAGCCGGGCGCGACCCGGAGCGTGAGCCGGCGTGGCAGCGCCTGTTCGACCACTACCTGGAACTGGGCGCCGCCATCGCCGCCGAGTGCGCGCCCGGGGAGTTCCTGATCCCCGGTCCGCAGCCGTACCCGGAGACTGGTGAGCAGCCGTCCCCCGAGGCGGCCGACGTCGTCAACCTGATGGCCGCGCTGATGCGCGCGATCGAACGGGACTCCGGTCCAGGGGTGTGGCGCCTGGCCGACATGGTTCGCGTGATCTGTGCCCGTACCGGCCGCATCGGTGAGTGGATGGAGATCGCGCCGGCCCTGCTGGAGGCCGCCTCCGCCCACGACGTGCCGGCCGTAACCGCCATGCTGCACACCGGCATGGGCGACGGCCTCTTCCGTACCGGCCGCCGTGAGGAGGCCGTCGTGCACCTGGAACAGGCCGTCCGCATCGCCCGCGAGAGCGGCGAGCGGAAGGGCGAGGCGACGGCCAGGATGGGACTGAGCTTCGCGCGTGCGTGGACGGGCGGCCTCACCGAAGCGATGGCCGACAATGTCCGGGCCGCGCAGCTCTTCGGCGAGCTCGGATCGATGCCCGGCCACATCCGGGCACTCCATGCGCTCGGCAACCAGTACCACCACCTGGGCCGGCTCGACCTGGCCGAGAACTACTGCAGGCAGGCACTCGCGTTGAGCCGGCGCCACCATCTGCACCACGCCGAGGGAGCCGACCTGCGGCAGTTGGGCGCCGTCCTCCTCGACCAGGGCCGCTACGGCGAAGCGGAGAGCTGCCTCCGGCAGTCGGTCGCCCTGATCAACTCGATAGGCGGCCACGGCGCGGCCACCACGCACGTCTGGATCAGCCGGCTGCACTGGGAGAACGGCCGGTGGGCGCAATCACGGGACGAGGCGCTGCTGGCGCTCGACGTGTGCCGCAGCCAGGGCGACCGGCTGGTGGAGGCGGCGGCGCTGATCGCCCTGGCCGATGCCGGAATCGGCCTCGGCCTGACGGCAGAGGCCTCCGACAGCCTGAACCTCGCCGACGACCTCATCGGCGCGGGCGGCCTGAGCTGGCATCTGGCGTACGCGCTGCTCGCCCGCGCCCGGCTGCTCGATGTCCGGGGCGACCACGAGGGCGCCGTCCGCCACGCGCTGCGGGGCCACGCCGTGGCGTGCGAGAACACGTACCGGCTGCCGGAGCTGGCCGCGCTGACGGAGCTGGCCGGGCTGGAACGGCGACGCGGCGACCGCGAGGCGGCGGCGTACAAGGCCGAGCAGGTCCTGCGGCTGTGCCGGCAGATCGGACATGCACCGTGTGAGGAGAAGCTCGCGCCGTTGCTGACAGACGCGATGTGA